A window of Actinobacillus suis ATCC 33415 contains these coding sequences:
- the frr gene encoding ribosome recycling factor, which yields MINEIKKDAQDRMEKSLEALKSHISKIRTGRAQPSLLDGIQVEYYGSATPLRQVANVVAEDARTLAVNVFDRSLISAVEKAILTSDLGLNPSSAGATIRVPLPPLTEERRRDLIKIVKGEGEQGKIAIRNVRRDANDQIKALLKDKEISEDEERKAQDEIQKITDGYVKKVDEVLAAKEKELLDF from the coding sequence ATGATCAACGAAATTAAAAAAGATGCGCAAGATCGTATGGAAAAGAGCTTAGAAGCGTTAAAAAGCCATATTTCTAAAATTCGTACCGGTCGTGCACAACCAAGCCTTTTAGACGGTATCCAAGTAGAGTATTACGGTTCTGCAACACCACTTCGTCAAGTAGCAAACGTGGTTGCGGAAGATGCGCGTACATTAGCGGTAAACGTATTTGACCGTTCTTTAATTAGCGCAGTAGAAAAAGCCATTTTAACCTCTGATTTAGGTTTAAACCCTTCATCAGCCGGTGCAACAATCCGTGTTCCACTTCCACCATTAACAGAAGAGCGTCGTCGTGATTTAATCAAAATCGTAAAAGGCGAAGGCGAACAAGGTAAAATTGCAATCCGTAACGTACGTCGTGATGCAAATGACCAAATCAAAGCGTTATTAAAAGACAAAGAAATCAGTGAAGACGAAGAGCGTAAAGCACAAGATGAAATCCAAAAAATCACTGACGGTTATGTGAAAAAAGTAGATGAAGTATTAGCGGCAAAAGAAAAAGAATTATTAGATTTCTAA
- the pyrH gene encoding UMP kinase, whose translation MSKPIYNRILLKLSGEALQGDEGFGIDPSILDRMALEIKELVEMGVEVGVVLGGGNLFRGAKLAKAGMNRVVGDHMGMLATVMNGLAMRDALHRADVNAKLMSAFQLNGICDTYNWSEAIKMLREKRVVIFSAGTGSPFFTTDSAACLRGIEIEADVVLKATKVDGVYDKDPAKFADAKLYNQLSYAEVIDQELQVMDLAAFTLARDHSMPIRVFNMVKPGALKQVVTGTTEGTIIS comes from the coding sequence ATGAGTAAACCAATCTACAACCGTATTTTATTAAAGTTAAGTGGCGAAGCGCTACAAGGTGATGAAGGCTTCGGCATCGATCCATCAATTTTGGATCGTATGGCGTTAGAAATAAAAGAATTAGTAGAAATGGGCGTAGAAGTTGGCGTTGTGCTTGGTGGCGGTAACTTGTTCCGTGGTGCGAAATTAGCAAAAGCGGGTATGAACCGTGTTGTGGGTGACCATATGGGTATGCTTGCGACTGTAATGAACGGTTTAGCAATGCGTGATGCGTTACACCGTGCGGATGTAAACGCAAAATTAATGTCTGCATTCCAATTAAACGGCATTTGCGATACTTATAACTGGTCTGAAGCAATCAAAATGTTACGTGAAAAACGTGTGGTGATTTTCTCTGCCGGTACAGGTAGCCCGTTCTTTACCACAGACTCTGCAGCGTGTTTACGTGGTATCGAAATTGAAGCGGACGTGGTATTAAAAGCAACTAAAGTTGACGGTGTATATGATAAAGATCCGGCTAAATTTGCCGATGCGAAACTTTACAACCAATTAAGCTATGCGGAAGTTATCGATCAAGAGTTACAAGTAATGGACTTAGCGGCATTTACGTTAGCACGTGACCACAGTATGCCGATTCGTGTATTCAATATGGTTAAACCGGGCGCCTTAAAACAAGTGGTAACCGGTACAACCGAAGGTACGATCATTTCTTAA
- a CDS encoding phosphoethanolamine transferase: MTQKLTKQQVIYTFIALLLAIFAGYFMLKGSGFFPTPNLIEILCAVILIIALGSSKISYYALLLPITIGYMLYTPIGLSFGAPSYQYIASLFATDLLEGREFLTQLPISNYLIAIGILLAIIFFRKITKQHQINFLNNRTFIISSLVVSLFSLAPFKFFHEFFSESMKVKQELEALNNSTAIPSEWGNSTLSSDSKYDDYVLVIGESARKDYHHAYGYPVENTPFMSNAKGTLIDGFTAGGTNTISSLKLLLTKPNTQTWEGNYRLNLVELVKSAGIKTYWISNQGYLGRFDTPISSLANKSDEKIFLKSGDSFSQNISDFALLPKFSQVISQATQGKRFIAVHLYGSHPITCDRLTDYPKIFDDAKIAQKYHNVNCYLSSMKKTDELLEKLYNELNQNKAKTGRSFSMVYFSDHGLIHSEDEKGIHILNTAQGKLHFDVPLFKISSDDTERHVYKVFKSGLNFTDGIGKWIGISNEKLNPQADLFSNQSDKDDYGLKQVIEKIPAKADPAIVIPAK, translated from the coding sequence ATGACACAGAAATTAACAAAACAACAAGTCATCTATACTTTTATTGCGCTGCTTTTAGCAATTTTCGCCGGCTACTTTATGCTAAAAGGTTCCGGTTTCTTCCCTACACCTAATCTTATTGAAATACTATGCGCCGTCATTTTAATTATTGCGCTCGGAAGTTCTAAGATTTCGTACTACGCATTATTATTACCGATTACTATCGGCTATATGCTATATACGCCAATCGGCTTATCTTTCGGTGCGCCATCTTATCAATATATTGCTTCATTATTTGCAACCGATTTACTGGAAGGACGAGAATTTCTCACTCAGTTACCGATTAGCAATTATTTGATTGCTATCGGAATCTTACTCGCGATCATTTTTTTCCGAAAAATTACCAAACAGCATCAGATTAATTTCTTGAACAATCGTACATTTATTATTAGCTCATTAGTGGTTTCACTTTTCAGCCTTGCGCCCTTCAAATTCTTTCACGAATTTTTTAGTGAAAGTATGAAGGTAAAACAGGAATTAGAAGCGCTAAATAACAGTACTGCGATTCCTTCCGAATGGGGCAATTCCACACTTTCTAGCGATTCAAAATATGATGATTACGTGTTAGTTATCGGTGAAAGCGCCCGTAAAGATTATCATCATGCTTACGGCTATCCGGTTGAAAATACGCCGTTTATGAGCAACGCGAAAGGCACGCTAATTGATGGATTCACCGCCGGTGGAACCAATACCATTTCATCATTAAAATTATTGCTCACTAAGCCGAATACTCAAACTTGGGAAGGCAATTACCGCTTAAATTTAGTCGAGCTAGTCAAATCCGCCGGGATTAAAACTTACTGGATTTCCAACCAAGGCTATTTAGGACGTTTTGATACGCCGATTTCTTCATTGGCAAACAAAAGCGATGAGAAGATCTTTCTCAAATCAGGTGATTCATTTAGCCAAAATATCAGTGATTTCGCATTACTGCCGAAATTCAGCCAAGTAATTTCGCAAGCGACCCAAGGCAAGCGCTTTATTGCGGTGCATTTATATGGTTCACATCCGATTACCTGTGATCGCCTAACCGATTACCCGAAGATCTTTGATGATGCCAAAATTGCGCAAAAATATCACAACGTAAACTGTTATCTTTCTTCGATGAAGAAAACCGATGAATTACTGGAAAAACTGTATAACGAGTTAAACCAAAATAAAGCGAAAACCGGCAGAAGTTTCTCCATGGTTTACTTTTCCGACCACGGTTTAATTCATAGTGAAGACGAAAAAGGCATCCATATTTTAAATACCGCACAAGGCAAACTACACTTTGATGTGCCGTTATTTAAAATTTCAAGCGATGATACCGAACGCCACGTTTATAAAGTGTTTAAATCCGGTTTAAACTTTACTGACGGTATCGGTAAATGGATAGGCATTAGTAATGAAAAATTAAATCCGCAAGCGGATTTGTTTAGCAATCAAAGTGATAAAGACGATTACGGACTGAAGCAAGTAATTGAAAAGATTCCGGCAAAAGCCGATCCTGCGATTGTAATTCCAGCCAAATAG
- the tsf gene encoding translation elongation factor Ts, translating to MAEITASLVKELRERTGAGMMECKKALVEANGDIELAIDNMRKSGQAKAAKKAGNVAAEGVILARVANGFGVLVEMNCQTDFVAKDAGFLELANEVVDFAAANKGITIEALAAQFEEKRVALVAKIGENMNIRRVQYLDGNVIAQYLHGAKIGVLVAGEGSEEELKKVAMHVAASKPEFVNPEDVSADVVAKEREIQIEIAMNSGKPKEIAEKMVEGRMAKFTGEVSLTGQAFVMDPSQTVGAYLKSVNTSVSNFIRLEVGEGIEKVETDFAAEVAAMQKV from the coding sequence ATGGCTGAAATCACAGCATCACTCGTAAAAGAACTTCGTGAACGTACTGGCGCAGGTATGATGGAATGTAAAAAAGCGTTAGTTGAAGCAAACGGTGATATCGAATTAGCAATCGACAACATGCGTAAATCAGGCCAAGCTAAAGCGGCTAAAAAAGCAGGTAACGTGGCAGCTGAAGGTGTTATCTTAGCTCGCGTTGCTAACGGTTTCGGTGTGTTAGTTGAAATGAACTGCCAAACTGACTTCGTAGCAAAAGACGCTGGTTTCTTAGAATTAGCAAACGAAGTTGTTGATTTCGCAGCAGCAAACAAAGGCATCACAATTGAAGCATTAGCGGCACAATTCGAAGAAAAACGTGTTGCATTAGTTGCTAAAATCGGTGAAAACATGAACATCCGTCGTGTTCAATACTTAGACGGTAACGTAATTGCACAATACTTACACGGTGCGAAAATCGGTGTATTAGTTGCTGGTGAAGGTTCAGAAGAAGAATTGAAGAAAGTTGCAATGCACGTTGCAGCATCTAAACCAGAATTCGTAAACCCAGAAGACGTTTCTGCAGACGTAGTTGCTAAAGAACGTGAAATCCAAATCGAAATCGCGATGAACTCTGGTAAACCAAAAGAAATCGCTGAGAAAATGGTTGAAGGCCGTATGGCTAAATTCACTGGTGAAGTTTCATTAACTGGTCAAGCATTCGTAATGGATCCTTCACAAACAGTTGGTGCATACTTAAAATCAGTAAACACTTCTGTATCTAACTTCATCCGTTTAGAAGTTGGTGAAGGTATCGAGAAAGTTGAAACTGACTTCGCTGCAGAAGTTGCTGCAATGCAAAAAGTTTAA
- the rpsB gene encoding 30S ribosomal protein S2, with protein sequence MAQVSMRDMLNAGVHYGHQTRYWNPKMKPFIFGARNGVHVINLEKTLPLFNEALAELTRISSNNGKILFVGTKRAASEAVKAAAVDCQQFYVNHRWLGGMLTNWKTVRQSIKRLKDLEAQTQDGTFDKITKKEALMRTRELEKLELSLGGIKDMAGLPDAIFVIGADHEHIAIKEANNLGIPVFAIVDTNSTPDGVNYIIPGNDDATRAIQLYLDAASAAVKEGRGSNVEAELEATAE encoded by the coding sequence ATGGCACAAGTTTCTATGCGCGATATGCTTAATGCGGGCGTTCACTATGGTCACCAAACTCGTTACTGGAACCCAAAAATGAAACCATTCATTTTCGGTGCGCGTAACGGTGTTCACGTAATCAACTTAGAAAAAACTTTACCTTTATTCAACGAAGCTTTAGCGGAATTAACTCGCATTTCAAGCAACAACGGTAAAATTTTATTCGTTGGTACAAAACGTGCAGCGTCTGAAGCAGTTAAAGCAGCAGCAGTAGATTGCCAACAATTCTACGTAAACCACCGTTGGTTAGGTGGTATGTTGACTAACTGGAAAACAGTACGTCAATCAATCAAACGTTTAAAAGATTTAGAAGCTCAAACTCAAGACGGTACTTTTGACAAAATCACTAAAAAAGAAGCGTTAATGCGTACTCGTGAGTTAGAAAAATTAGAGTTAAGCTTAGGCGGTATCAAAGATATGGCTGGTCTTCCGGATGCAATCTTCGTAATCGGTGCTGACCACGAACATATCGCAATCAAAGAAGCAAACAACTTAGGTATTCCGGTATTTGCTATCGTTGATACAAACTCTACGCCAGACGGTGTTAACTACATCATCCCTGGTAACGATGACGCAACACGTGCAATCCAACTTTACTTAGACGCAGCATCAGCAGCAGTTAAAGAAGGTCGTGGTTCAAACGTTGAAGCTGAGTTAGAAGCGACAGCTGAATAA
- a CDS encoding ABC transporter ATP-binding protein/permease produces MNWQTELNNSFLWLITALCCVSAGLLATGWLLKQTELGQRFWHITRPCWQKSHKGKTLGLLLLLIFLILLEVRISVLNTFFYNGLYKSLQDKAVEAFWFFAGINALLVIVKIVHLIINYFLTQSFEIKWLEKLNSEMLNRWLQNKNYYLLQYEKTLPDNIDQRIEQDATAFVTGTVEVTRGVINSIVATIEFTIILWGLSGLLTLFGVDIPKGVVFFIYLFIIFATALSIWIGRPLIRLNFNKEKLQGDYRYSLIRVRDNAESIAFYSGESREQHNLTAKFDYIIANRWKIVRKMLGLDGFNTGVTQVAMILPLMLQAPRFFAGQATLGDMHQTVQSFNRLMRALSFFRLFYEEFTLYQARLNRLYGFFITLDKLDQMPVNAPYPCSRGFVLKDFGVKDASGQILLKNINIELHTGDSLLIQGASGSGKTTLLKALAGIYPFETFGVAERACLEQPLFLPQRPYVPQGSLREAICYPNLVVTDEQLKAAMQQCCLSKYVDSLDFDTDWQATLSPGELQRVAFVRILLAKPELIFLDETTSALDEPTEAILYQTIRSRLPNSIIISVGHRCTLQQFHNKQINLTERERCECMNCG; encoded by the coding sequence ATGAACTGGCAAACAGAATTAAATAATAGTTTTTTGTGGCTGATAACGGCACTTTGCTGCGTGTCTGCGGGGCTTTTAGCAACGGGTTGGCTACTCAAGCAAACCGAGCTCGGGCAGCGCTTTTGGCATATTACCCGACCTTGTTGGCAGAAAAGCCATAAAGGGAAAACGCTCGGCTTACTTTTATTGTTGATCTTTTTGATCCTACTTGAAGTGCGGATTAGCGTACTCAATACTTTTTTCTATAATGGCTTATACAAATCGCTACAGGATAAAGCGGTTGAGGCGTTTTGGTTTTTTGCGGGGATTAATGCGTTATTGGTGATCGTGAAGATTGTTCACTTGATTATCAATTATTTTCTTACCCAATCGTTTGAAATTAAGTGGTTGGAAAAGCTTAACAGTGAGATGTTAAATCGTTGGTTGCAAAATAAAAATTACTATCTGCTACAGTATGAGAAAACGTTGCCGGATAATATCGACCAACGTATCGAACAAGATGCGACTGCTTTTGTGACGGGGACGGTGGAAGTCACTCGGGGTGTGATTAATTCGATTGTGGCAACGATTGAGTTTACCATTATCTTATGGGGCTTATCGGGACTGCTGACACTATTTGGTGTAGATATTCCGAAAGGCGTTGTGTTCTTTATTTATCTGTTCATCATTTTTGCAACCGCTTTATCGATTTGGATTGGGCGACCGCTGATTCGTTTAAATTTTAATAAAGAAAAGCTACAAGGGGATTATCGTTATTCGCTGATTCGTGTGCGAGACAATGCCGAAAGTATCGCTTTCTATTCGGGTGAATCACGAGAGCAGCATAATTTAACCGCTAAATTCGATTATATCATTGCCAATCGCTGGAAAATTGTGCGCAAAATGTTAGGGCTGGACGGCTTTAATACCGGCGTAACACAAGTTGCGATGATTTTACCCTTGATGTTACAAGCGCCCCGTTTTTTTGCCGGCCAAGCGACATTAGGCGATATGCACCAAACGGTACAATCATTTAATCGCTTAATGCGCGCATTGTCTTTTTTCCGCTTGTTTTATGAAGAATTTACCTTATACCAAGCCCGTTTGAATCGTTTATACGGCTTCTTCATTACCTTGGATAAGCTCGACCAAATGCCGGTAAATGCGCCTTACCCGTGTTCAAGAGGCTTTGTGCTGAAAGATTTTGGGGTCAAAGACGCAAGCGGTCAAATTTTGCTGAAAAATATCAATATCGAATTACACACCGGCGATTCGTTACTGATTCAAGGCGCTTCCGGCAGTGGAAAAACTACTTTATTGAAAGCATTGGCGGGGATTTATCCGTTTGAAACTTTCGGCGTGGCAGAGCGTGCTTGTTTAGAACAACCGTTGTTTTTACCGCAGCGCCCTTATGTACCGCAAGGCAGTTTACGTGAAGCAATTTGTTACCCGAATTTAGTCGTGACGGACGAACAGTTAAAAGCAGCAATGCAGCAATGCTGTTTGAGCAAATATGTGGATTCGCTGGATTTCGATACCGATTGGCAAGCAACGCTTTCACCGGGTGAATTGCAGCGAGTTGCTTTTGTGCGCATTTTATTGGCGAAACCGGAGTTGATCTTCCTCGATGAAACGACATCGGCGTTAGATGAACCGACCGAAGCGATTTTGTATCAAACAATTCGTAGCCGATTGCCGAACAGCATTATCATTAGCGTAGGGCATCGTTGTACTTTGCAGCAATTCCATAACAAGCAAATTAATTTGACTGAAAGGGAACGTTGTGAGTGTATGAATTGCGGCTAA
- a CDS encoding TonB-dependent siderophore receptor: MKFKYSVIYSALFVLPSIAIADEAATLEQVNVSAQFEKAKAAGDKQKEIVNLSLLGRQTAFTSPISVVNYDEKAFEDKAPRNVVDAIAKTDASVMNFGGETNTLSGVYVRNLQLDMRQVSVNGLAGLYSTYNSPTAAVASAQLIKGASTATTGMDPEGSAGASMNIETKRATDEEINKIGFGWYSNNRLQESFDFGRRFGANNEWGVRVSGKYRDGNTARNDYDEMNKELAIGADYRGDALRVGLDYMYSKRDTDGGRARLQDLQNLAYTVPAAPNGKTNLNPHWIGQTTEDETVMGTFEYDLPYGMMLSGGLGHMESRYSGAFGQITSLKQNGEFEVSGIRGIDFRSRTTSGNLKLQGDFETGAISHNWNLAFDSVVRQRDHDQSSKTNGKIKGGTIYAPSFAPLKNFDLTANTQGTDSKLSANSLAFADTLGFVENTVRLTLGGRFQWIKQQDKKAGTEVKADRFSPMVTLAYVPNPDLVLYSNYLEDLEPGNIDVETGEMNSPRVSKQIEVGMRKNWDNWLTTTLSAYEIRRPGIIRGNKAALKALAGKEHGKERNRGIEFNTYASLLNNTLRPSLGLTYNQAKVFDFPTYADVITDGVQVTSPRWMAKANVEWDTPFVANLTLNAALQYYGKSYQDTAANYRLPSYTTVDFGAKYVVKVADKQTLTLRGGVENAFNKRYWQVQRGQYDRSFAVLGMPRTYWANMEYSF; this comes from the coding sequence ATGAAATTCAAATACAGTGTGATCTATAGTGCATTATTTGTTTTACCTTCAATCGCAATCGCAGATGAAGCGGCAACGCTGGAACAGGTGAACGTTAGTGCGCAATTTGAAAAAGCAAAAGCGGCAGGCGATAAACAAAAAGAAATTGTGAATTTGAGTCTGCTGGGCAGACAAACCGCCTTTACTTCACCGATTTCGGTGGTCAATTATGATGAGAAAGCGTTTGAAGATAAAGCGCCTCGTAATGTGGTGGATGCAATTGCGAAAACAGATGCTTCTGTAATGAATTTCGGTGGTGAAACCAATACGTTATCCGGTGTGTATGTGCGTAACTTGCAATTAGATATGCGCCAAGTGAGTGTAAACGGTTTGGCGGGTTTATATTCGACGTATAATTCTCCGACCGCTGCGGTGGCTTCGGCACAATTGATTAAAGGTGCTTCCACGGCAACTACCGGTATGGATCCGGAAGGTTCTGCCGGTGCGTCAATGAATATCGAAACCAAACGTGCAACCGATGAAGAGATTAATAAAATCGGCTTCGGTTGGTATAGCAATAATCGTTTACAAGAATCGTTCGATTTCGGTCGCCGTTTCGGTGCGAATAACGAATGGGGCGTACGTGTAAGTGGTAAATACCGTGACGGCAATACTGCACGTAATGATTATGATGAAATGAATAAAGAATTAGCGATCGGTGCGGATTATCGTGGCGATGCGTTGCGTGTCGGTTTGGATTATATGTACAGCAAGCGAGATACCGATGGCGGACGTGCCCGTTTACAGGACTTGCAAAATCTTGCTTATACCGTTCCTGCTGCGCCAAATGGTAAAACCAACTTGAATCCGCATTGGATCGGGCAGACCACCGAAGACGAAACCGTAATGGGGACGTTCGAATATGATTTGCCTTACGGAATGATGTTATCGGGCGGTTTAGGTCATATGGAATCTCGTTATTCGGGTGCATTCGGACAAATCACTTCACTTAAGCAGAATGGTGAGTTTGAAGTTAGTGGTATTCGTGGCATTGATTTCCGTTCTCGTACCACTAGTGGTAATTTGAAGTTACAGGGTGATTTTGAAACGGGAGCGATTTCGCATAATTGGAATTTAGCTTTTGATTCGGTGGTACGCCAGCGAGATCATGACCAAAGCAGTAAAACTAACGGAAAAATTAAAGGCGGTACAATCTATGCACCAAGTTTTGCGCCGTTAAAAAACTTTGATTTAACTGCCAATACGCAGGGCACAGATTCAAAATTGAGCGCTAATAGCCTTGCATTCGCAGATACATTAGGCTTTGTGGAAAATACTGTTCGCCTAACTTTAGGCGGTCGTTTCCAGTGGATTAAGCAACAAGATAAAAAAGCCGGTACGGAAGTGAAAGCAGATCGCTTTAGCCCGATGGTCACCCTTGCTTATGTGCCGAATCCGGATTTAGTGCTTTACAGTAACTATTTGGAAGATTTAGAACCGGGTAATATTGATGTTGAAACCGGCGAAATGAATAGCCCTCGTGTTAGCAAACAAATCGAAGTGGGGATGCGTAAAAATTGGGATAACTGGCTAACGACCACGCTAAGTGCGTATGAAATTCGTCGCCCGGGGATTATTCGTGGTAATAAGGCCGCATTGAAAGCACTTGCGGGTAAAGAGCATGGCAAAGAACGTAATCGTGGGATTGAATTTAATACCTATGCAAGTTTGTTAAATAACACGTTACGTCCTTCATTAGGGCTAACTTATAACCAAGCGAAAGTCTTTGATTTCCCAACTTATGCCGATGTGATTACCGACGGTGTACAAGTCACCAGCCCTCGCTGGATGGCAAAGGCGAATGTGGAATGGGATACGCCGTTTGTGGCTAACTTAACGCTGAATGCCGCACTACAATACTATGGAAAATCTTACCAAGATACTGCAGCGAATTATCGTTTGCCGTCTTATACTACGGTAGATTTCGGGGCGAAATATGTAGTGAAAGTAGCGGATAAACAGACGCTGACCTTACGTGGTGGGGTGGAAAATGCCTTTAACAAGCGTTACTGGCAGGTACAACGTGGTCAATATGATCGCAGTTTTGCCGTGTTAGGTATGCCTCGTACTTATTGGGCAAATATGGAATATTCATTCTAA
- a CDS encoding ABC transporter permease — protein sequence MLQRFSHSYFWILLALFAFVCLPSQALDYGLFGATKSEFTAAMGWSNINISWLWFGSLLIFPAFRFIKDRILRSRIELGLALLLTFFLLSSAVYLNYRFGYAIIFLALALLAISSNALANLKVLQADRFLIVSLLVVVLTIAFFILYPITTIFSTMFSEGNAFAILEQSYILRIIWNSLSVSATVGVLSTVLGLCFALYTTRIASKRTRLLSKCFSVLPMVTPPFVVSLGITLMLGRSGYITDFLVEYFGFRANWLYGFTGIALSHTLALTPMAFMILEGALKSSNVVLEEASYTLRANSWQTFRFVLLPLLKPALANSFLVITVQSLADFSTPFVLGGNFDVLASQIYFYLVGTQLDYAAASGLGAILLGFSLLFFLIQYWWIGKGSYVTVSGKGYRGTFQPLPSDLKSLIFCILAAWGGFTVLLYGSIFYGSFTVNWGVDHSFTLENYRKLFGQGLDQGGFPSLIQTVLYSLIAAPISAILGLLIAYLLTRRNFVGKQSLEFVTLLCFAVPGTVAGVSYVVAFNHSPLYLTGTAAIIVLSMVTRNMPIGMRACMAALQQLDKSLDEASFSLRVSSLKTLLFVTLPLLKPAFLSALVTSFVRSMTTISAIVFLVSPSTRVATSYILNRVEDGAYGLAVAYGSTLIMVMVLIIGLFGWLMKDKRQF from the coding sequence ATGTTACAACGTTTTTCTCATTCTTATTTTTGGATCTTATTAGCACTGTTTGCCTTTGTTTGTTTGCCTTCACAGGCATTAGATTACGGCTTATTCGGTGCAACCAAAAGCGAATTCACGGCGGCAATGGGCTGGAGTAACATTAATATCAGTTGGCTTTGGTTTGGCAGTTTACTGATTTTTCCAGCGTTTCGTTTCATAAAAGATCGCATCTTACGCAGCCGAATTGAATTGGGTTTGGCGTTGTTACTCACATTTTTTCTGTTATCTTCCGCCGTTTATCTCAACTATCGTTTCGGCTATGCGATTATTTTTCTTGCTTTAGCTTTATTGGCAATTAGTAGCAATGCGTTGGCAAATTTAAAAGTGTTACAAGCCGATCGCTTTTTGATCGTGAGCTTGTTAGTGGTGGTATTGACGATAGCGTTTTTTATTTTATATCCGATCACCACAATTTTTAGCACGATGTTCAGCGAGGGCAATGCGTTTGCGATCCTAGAACAAAGCTACATTTTAAGAATTATTTGGAACTCATTAAGCGTATCGGCAACCGTGGGTGTGTTATCCACCGTTCTCGGCTTATGTTTTGCACTTTATACCACGCGAATAGCAAGCAAACGCACTCGCTTGCTCAGTAAATGTTTTTCGGTTTTGCCAATGGTGACGCCGCCTTTTGTGGTGAGTTTAGGCATTACGTTAATGCTCGGGCGTTCCGGCTATATTACCGACTTTTTGGTGGAATATTTCGGCTTTCGTGCAAATTGGCTGTATGGCTTTACAGGGATTGCGCTTTCACACACCTTAGCACTTACACCGATGGCGTTTATGATTTTAGAGGGAGCATTAAAGTCATCTAACGTGGTGCTAGAAGAGGCGAGTTATACGTTACGAGCAAACAGTTGGCAAACTTTCCGCTTTGTATTATTACCGTTGCTTAAACCGGCATTAGCTAATTCGTTTTTGGTAATTACCGTGCAATCGCTTGCCGATTTTAGTACGCCGTTTGTGTTGGGCGGTAATTTTGATGTGTTGGCGAGCCAAATTTATTTTTACCTTGTTGGCACGCAATTAGATTATGCTGCGGCAAGCGGTTTAGGCGCAATTTTACTCGGTTTTTCATTGTTGTTTTTTCTAATTCAGTATTGGTGGATTGGTAAAGGATCTTATGTCACGGTATCCGGAAAGGGGTATAGAGGTACATTCCAGCCGTTACCAAGCGATCTAAAAAGCCTAATTTTTTGCATACTCGCCGCTTGGGGCGGTTTTACCGTTTTACTGTACGGCTCGATTTTTTACGGCAGCTTTACCGTAAATTGGGGCGTGGATCATAGCTTTACCTTAGAAAATTATCGCAAGTTATTTGGGCAAGGCTTAGATCAGGGCGGTTTCCCGTCATTGATTCAAACGGTATTGTACTCACTGATTGCCGCTCCGATTAGTGCGATATTGGGGTTATTAATTGCTTATCTGCTTACTCGCCGTAACTTTGTCGGCAAGCAAAGTTTGGAATTTGTTACCTTACTTTGTTTTGCCGTGCCGGGGACGGTTGCCGGCGTGTCTTATGTGGTGGCGTTTAATCATTCGCCGCTTTATCTCACCGGTACGGCAGCGATTATCGTTTTGTCGATGGTGACACGCAATATGCCGATTGGTATGCGAGCCTGTATGGCGGCATTGCAACAATTAGATAAATCATTGGATGAAGCCTCGTTTTCATTAAGAGTGAGTTCGTTGAAAACTTTACTATTTGTAACCTTGCCATTGTTAAAACCAGCATTCTTATCGGCATTGGTGACCAGTTTTGTGCGTTCGATGACCACAATTAGTGCGATCGTATTTTTAGTTTCACCAAGTACCCGAGTGGCGACCTCTTATATTCTGAATAGAGTTGAAGACGGTGCATACGGATTGGCGGTGGCATACGGCTCAACGTTGATTATGGTGATGGTGTTAATTATCGGTTTATTTGGTTGGTTAATGAAAGATAAACGGCAGTTTTAA